TTAAAgtattgtatttaaaatatttgtaggGGTCGTCATTTCCTCCTCCATCTGAATATGCTCCACCACCGAACCCAAGCTCTGACCACCTTGTAGCTGCAAATCCATTTGATGACAACTATAATACTGTGTCTTATAAACCACTTCCTTCAGGAAATCCATATTTTAGTAATCCTGGTTATCCTGGCTTTGGAGGCTATAACACTTTCAGAATGCCACCTCACATGCTGCCCAGAGTGTCCTCACCATACGGTGGTTCTTACTCCCTCAGAAACCAACCACATCCTCTTCCTCAAAACCCTGTTGGCATGGGTTTTAGTCGACCCCACTCTTTCAGCTTTGGTCCTCATGATAACCCAGGTTTTGGGAATCAGCCACCTTATAGCAGTGCTCAGATAAATCAAAATGTCAATATGCCTGCTCAGCATTTCAGGCCAAATCCTGGGGAGAACTTTGGCCATTCTGGTCAGATACCTCACCCTGATGTGCCAACTAACTTTGGTCCTGGAAACAATCCAAATTTTCCAAGTTCTCAGCTAGAGTCAAACCATTCTTTTGTTCCTCCGCCAAACACGTACAACCAGACAAAATCATCAGCACAAAAGCAGGACTTTAGTCAAGGTGCAAGCAAAGCATCCAGccagagcactgctgctcaTCAGCATCATCACAGGACAGAGGATGTTGTGAGTCAAGGTAACAGTGACCTGAAAAATGTCGCTCGAAACAATGTGGTAAATCAGGATAACAGCCAT
This region of Hirundo rustica isolate bHirRus1 chromosome 13, bHirRus1.pri.v3, whole genome shotgun sequence genomic DNA includes:
- the PYGO1 gene encoding pygopus homolog 1, which translates into the protein MSAEQEKDPIALKRSRGGDSGLDGLGGPGVQLGSPDKKKRKANTQGSSFPPPSEYAPPPNPSSDHLVAANPFDDNYNTVSYKPLPSGNPYFSNPGYPGFGGYNTFRMPPHMLPRVSSPYGGSYSLRNQPHPLPQNPVGMGFSRPHSFSFGPHDNPGFGNQPPYSSAQINQNVNMPAQHFRPNPGENFGHSGQIPHPDVPTNFGPGNNPNFPSSQLESNHSFVPPPNTYNQTKSSAQKQDFSQGASKASSQSTAAHQHHHRTEDVVSQGNSDLKNVARNNVVNQDNSHSNSADNTNSGHSNGTQSKSRQPRGTAEGCNSEKSSKTPLHPSRRGHSSSEPVYPCGICTHEVNDDQDAILCEASCQKWFHRICTGMTESAYGLLTAEASAVWGCDTCMADKDVQLMRTRETAGPPALNTEG